A section of the Streptomyces sp. SLBN-118 genome encodes:
- a CDS encoding DUF742 domain-containing protein, whose product MTDRPEVRTTSAVRPYVITGGRSDTGGEPLSWETLVMATDAAFPASLQPEHHTILSHCQGLLSVAEVAAHLGQPPSVVQVLLSDLLDWGLIVTRPPIPPAERADVTMLRKVLHGLESRL is encoded by the coding sequence ATGACGGACCGCCCGGAGGTACGGACCACATCGGCGGTCCGCCCGTATGTCATCACCGGCGGACGCTCGGACACCGGCGGCGAGCCCTTGTCCTGGGAGACGCTGGTGATGGCCACGGACGCCGCCTTTCCCGCGTCCCTCCAGCCGGAACACCACACGATCCTGTCGCACTGTCAGGGTCTGCTGTCGGTCGCCGAGGTGGCCGCCCACCTGGGTCAGCCGCCCTCGGTGGTGCAGGTGCTGCTGTCCGACCTCCTCGACTGGGGCCTGATCGTGACCCGCCCGCCCATACCGCCGGCCGAACGCGCCGATGTGACCATGCTCAGAAAGGTCCTCCATGGCCTCGAAAGCCGCCTCTGA
- the hutI gene encoding imidazolonepropionase — MTTTLVTNIASLVTNDPAIGDHTPLGLLPDAALVIDGTRIAWVGPAADAPAADQAVDAHGRAVIPGFVDSHSHLVFAGDRTQEFNARMSGRAYSAGGIRTTVAATRAASDEELSANVAKYLAEALRQGTTTFETKSGYGLTVEDEARSLRIAAQHTDEVTYLGAHIVPPDYADDPAAYVALVTGEMLDACAPYARWVDVFCEKGAFDGDQARAILTAGRAKGLHPRVHANQLGYGPGVQLAVELDAASADHCTHLTDADVDALANSATVATLLPGAEFSTRAEWPDARRLLDAGVTVALSTDCNPGSSFTSSVPFCIALAVRDMGMTPDEAVWSATAGGAAALRRTDVGRITPGARADLVFLNAPSHVHLAYRPGVPLVSDVWRQGKRCL; from the coding sequence ATGACCACCACCCTCGTCACCAACATCGCCTCCCTCGTCACCAACGACCCCGCGATCGGCGACCACACCCCCCTCGGCCTCCTCCCCGACGCCGCCCTCGTCATCGACGGCACCCGCATCGCCTGGGTGGGGCCCGCCGCGGACGCGCCCGCCGCCGATCAGGCCGTCGACGCCCACGGACGCGCCGTGATTCCCGGGTTCGTCGACTCGCACTCGCATCTCGTTTTCGCGGGTGACCGGACCCAGGAGTTCAACGCCCGGATGTCCGGCCGTGCCTACTCCGCCGGCGGCATCCGTACCACCGTCGCCGCGACGCGCGCCGCCAGTGACGAGGAGCTGAGCGCCAACGTCGCGAAGTACCTGGCGGAGGCCCTCCGGCAGGGCACGACCACGTTCGAGACCAAGTCCGGTTACGGGCTCACCGTCGAGGACGAGGCCCGCTCCCTGCGGATCGCCGCGCAGCACACCGACGAGGTCACCTATCTCGGCGCGCATATCGTCCCGCCCGACTACGCCGACGACCCGGCGGCCTACGTCGCCCTGGTCACCGGCGAGATGCTCGACGCCTGTGCCCCGTACGCCCGTTGGGTCGATGTCTTCTGCGAGAAGGGCGCCTTCGACGGCGACCAGGCCCGCGCGATCCTCACGGCGGGCAGGGCGAAGGGCCTGCACCCGCGCGTCCACGCCAACCAGCTGGGTTACGGCCCCGGTGTCCAGCTCGCTGTCGAGTTGGACGCCGCCAGCGCCGACCACTGCACCCACCTCACGGACGCGGACGTCGACGCTCTCGCCAACAGCGCGACCGTCGCCACGCTCCTGCCCGGCGCGGAGTTCTCGACGCGCGCCGAGTGGCCCGACGCCCGCCGTCTTCTGGACGCGGGTGTGACGGTGGCGCTGTCGACGGACTGCAACCCGGGCTCGTCCTTCACCTCCTCCGTCCCGTTCTGTATCGCCCTGGCCGTACGGGACATGGGGATGACCCCGGACGAGGCGGTCTGGTCGGCGACGGCGGGCGGCGCGGCTGCCCTGCGGCGTACGGACGTCGGCCGCATCACGCCCGGGGCCCGCGCGGACCTCGTGTTCCTGAACGCGCCGAGCCATGTGCATCTGGCCTACCGGCCGGGCGTGCCGCTCGTCTCGGACGTGTGGCGTCAGGGCAAGAGGTGCCTGTAG
- a CDS encoding cytochrome P450: MSTAPAVPPRPPAAPPHSPAGRCPVATPLYGPDLDGDAMPALYEELRREHGPVAPVTIAPGIEAWLVLGHRELLRLTREEQDFSHDPRRWTLLREGRVPADSPILPMVGWRPALLFTDGQQHRRMRAAVSDALARINGHELRRSVRATAERLIASFAGRHEADLVPHYARKLPMMVITGLLGLDERTGQQLVQAIAGMVAANADSVNAARRMGVILGALIEEKRRTPGNDVTSALLHHPAALTDEEVLHNLVVMFVAGNQTTVNWIATTLRILLCDPAFRSSLTGGHLSVDDALDLVLWRFPPTQNFPARYATRDLTFAGQEIRAGDMLLLGLAGANQDPGILPPDGVPVTGNRSHLAFGAGPHTCPAQDPARLITRTAVDTIRHRLPDLELAVPESELAWVKSPWSKGLAALPVRFTDPQLRPVPPGPSSISQSGEPS, from the coding sequence ATGAGCACGGCGCCTGCCGTTCCCCCGCGCCCGCCCGCCGCTCCCCCACACTCGCCCGCGGGCCGATGCCCGGTCGCGACCCCGCTCTACGGACCCGATCTCGACGGCGACGCCATGCCCGCGCTGTACGAGGAACTGCGCCGCGAACACGGCCCGGTGGCCCCCGTGACCATCGCGCCCGGCATCGAGGCATGGCTCGTACTCGGCCACCGCGAACTGCTCCGGCTGACCCGCGAGGAGCAGGACTTCTCGCACGACCCGCGGCGCTGGACCCTGCTGCGCGAGGGCCGGGTCCCCGCCGACTCGCCGATCCTGCCGATGGTCGGCTGGCGGCCCGCGCTGCTGTTCACCGACGGTCAGCAGCACCGCCGTATGCGGGCCGCCGTGTCCGACGCGCTCGCCAGGATCAACGGGCACGAGCTGCGCCGCAGCGTACGAGCCACGGCCGAGCGGCTGATCGCGTCCTTCGCCGGACGGCACGAGGCCGATCTGGTGCCGCACTACGCACGCAAGCTTCCGATGATGGTCATCACCGGGCTGCTCGGTCTGGACGAGCGGACCGGCCAGCAGCTGGTGCAGGCGATCGCGGGCATGGTCGCCGCCAACGCCGACTCGGTCAACGCGGCCCGGCGCATGGGCGTGATCCTCGGGGCGCTGATCGAGGAGAAGCGCCGGACACCGGGCAATGACGTCACATCGGCGCTGCTGCACCATCCGGCAGCGCTCACCGACGAGGAAGTGCTGCACAACCTGGTGGTGATGTTCGTGGCGGGGAACCAGACCACCGTGAACTGGATCGCCACCACCCTGCGGATCCTGCTCTGCGACCCGGCGTTCCGGTCCTCGCTGACCGGCGGGCACCTCAGCGTGGACGACGCGCTCGATCTCGTACTGTGGCGCTTCCCGCCCACGCAGAACTTCCCGGCGCGCTACGCCACCCGCGATCTGACCTTCGCCGGACAGGAGATCCGCGCCGGGGACATGCTGCTCCTGGGCCTGGCGGGGGCCAACCAGGACCCCGGGATCCTGCCCCCGGACGGGGTTCCGGTGACCGGCAACCGCTCGCATCTGGCCTTCGGCGCGGGCCCGCACACCTGCCCGGCGCAGGACCCGGCCCGGCTGATCACCCGTACCGCCGTGGACACCATCCGGCACCGGCTGCCCGATCTGGAACTCGCGGTGCCGGAGAGCGAGCTCGCCTGGGTCAAGTCGCCCTGGAGCAAGGGACTCGCGGCGCTTCCGGTGCGTTTCACGGATCCGCAGCTGCGGCCCGTACCGCCGGGCCCATCGTCCATCTCGCAGTCAGGAGAGCCCAGTTGA
- a CDS encoding formimidoylglutamate deiminase, translating into MQVTYWAEHARLETGVEPGVALTVSVSGSAAGSDGRIAAVRTGVDAPPQGATVLRGLTIPGLANAHSHAFHRALRGTVQVGSGTFWTWREVMYQVASRLTPESYFSLARAVYAEMALAGITAVGEFHYLHHAPGGAAYADPNAMGEALIAAAADAGIRITLLDTAYLSAGFGEAPNQHQLRFSDGTADAWAERASALKDSEHALIGAAIHSVRAVPADQLSTVAQWASSRNAPLHVHLSEQTAENDACRAAHGRTPTRLLADHGVLGPRTTGVHNTHLTDEDIALLGGTTTGTCMCPTTERDLADGIGPAAALQRAGSPLSLGSDSHAVIDLLEEARAMELDERLRTRTRGHWTAAALLRAATSDGHTALGRPDAGRIEPGALADFTTVALDTVRTTGPVPRLAAEAVVFAGTAADVRHTVVGGRHVVRDGAHALVPDVPGALASSIAALRG; encoded by the coding sequence GTGCAGGTGACGTACTGGGCGGAACACGCCCGGCTGGAGACGGGTGTCGAGCCGGGAGTCGCGCTGACTGTGTCCGTGAGCGGCTCCGCCGCGGGGTCGGACGGCCGGATCGCGGCCGTACGTACGGGCGTCGACGCGCCCCCGCAGGGCGCGACGGTGCTGCGGGGACTGACGATCCCCGGCCTGGCGAACGCGCACTCGCACGCCTTCCACCGGGCCCTGCGGGGGACCGTGCAGGTGGGCTCCGGGACCTTCTGGACCTGGCGCGAGGTCATGTACCAGGTGGCGTCCCGGCTGACACCCGAGTCGTACTTCTCGCTCGCCAGAGCCGTGTACGCGGAGATGGCGCTGGCGGGGATCACGGCGGTGGGGGAGTTCCACTACCTGCACCACGCGCCCGGGGGAGCCGCGTACGCCGACCCCAACGCGATGGGCGAGGCGCTGATCGCGGCGGCGGCGGACGCGGGCATCCGGATCACGCTGCTGGACACGGCGTATCTGTCAGCCGGCTTCGGCGAGGCACCCAACCAGCACCAGCTGCGCTTCAGTGACGGCACGGCGGATGCGTGGGCCGAGCGTGCCTCAGCCCTCAAGGACAGCGAACACGCGCTGATCGGGGCGGCGATCCACTCCGTACGGGCCGTCCCCGCGGACCAGCTGTCGACCGTCGCGCAATGGGCGTCGTCCAGGAACGCGCCCCTTCACGTCCACCTCTCCGAGCAGACGGCCGAGAACGACGCGTGCCGGGCGGCCCACGGCCGCACGCCCACGCGCCTGCTCGCGGACCACGGCGTACTGGGCCCGCGTACGACCGGCGTCCACAACACGCACCTGACGGACGAGGACATCGCGCTCCTCGGCGGTACGACGACGGGCACGTGCATGTGCCCGACGACGGAACGCGACCTCGCGGACGGCATCGGCCCCGCGGCCGCGCTTCAGCGGGCGGGTTCGCCGCTCTCGCTGGGCAGCGACAGCCACGCGGTCATCGACCTCCTCGAAGAGGCCCGCGCGATGGAACTCGACGAACGCCTGCGCACGCGGACCCGCGGCCACTGGACGGCGGCGGCCCTGCTCCGCGCGGCCACCTCGGACGGCCACACCGCGCTCGGCCGCCCGGACGCGGGCCGCATCGAGCCCGGCGCGCTCGCGGACTTCACGACGGTGGCGCTGGACACGGTCCGCACGACGGGTCCGGTTCCGCGGCTCGCGGCGGAGGCGGTGGTGTTCGCGGGGACGGCGGCGGATGTGAGGCATACGGTTGTGGGTGGCCGTCATGTGGTCCGGGACGGCGCGCATGCCCTTGTCCCGGACGTCCCGGGGGCCCTGGCTTCGTCGATAGCGGCGCTGCGCGGCTGA
- a CDS encoding allantoate amidohydrolase, producing the protein MWRDLAGIGRDATTRGYRRYAWTAADTDCRAWFRAQAESRGLAHEVDRNGNQWAWLGDPTAGDAVVTGSHLDSVPDGGAFDGPLGVVSSFAALDELRGRGAEFTRPLAITNFGDEEGARFGLACVGSRLASGQLTPEAAHRLRDGEGITLPQAMEAAGYDPSAIGPDPERLSRIGAFVELHVEQGRALDLSGDRVGIASAIWPHGRWRFDFHGEANHAGTTRLVDRRDPMLTYAETVLAARREAELAGAVATFGKISVEPNGVNAIPSLVRGWLDSRAADQSTLDTVVAVIEQAARERAERDGVDLTVVRESFTPVIEFEHALRDEMNKILGGAIPVLGTGAGHDAGILSGSIPTAMLFVRNPTGVSHSPAEFAAEDDCVAGVLALADVLEGLACR; encoded by the coding sequence ATGTGGCGCGACCTCGCGGGCATCGGGCGCGACGCCACCACCCGCGGCTACCGCCGCTACGCCTGGACCGCCGCCGACACCGACTGCCGTGCCTGGTTCCGGGCGCAGGCCGAATCCCGCGGTCTCGCCCACGAAGTCGACCGCAACGGCAACCAGTGGGCCTGGCTGGGCGATCCCACCGCCGGCGACGCCGTCGTCACCGGGTCGCACCTCGACTCCGTTCCCGACGGCGGCGCCTTCGACGGTCCCCTCGGCGTTGTCTCCTCCTTCGCCGCGCTCGACGAACTGCGTGGCAGGGGCGCGGAGTTCACGCGCCCCCTCGCCATCACGAACTTCGGTGACGAAGAGGGCGCCCGCTTCGGGCTCGCCTGCGTCGGCTCCCGGCTCGCCTCCGGGCAGCTGACACCCGAGGCCGCCCACCGACTGCGGGACGGCGAGGGCATCACCCTGCCGCAGGCCATGGAGGCGGCCGGCTATGACCCCTCCGCCATCGGTCCCGACCCCGAACGCCTCTCCCGCATCGGCGCGTTCGTCGAGCTCCACGTCGAGCAGGGCCGGGCGCTCGACCTGTCCGGCGACCGGGTCGGCATCGCGTCCGCGATCTGGCCGCACGGCCGCTGGCGGTTCGACTTCCACGGCGAGGCCAACCATGCCGGGACGACGCGCCTCGTCGACCGCCGCGACCCGATGCTGACGTACGCGGAGACCGTGCTCGCCGCCCGCCGCGAGGCCGAACTCGCGGGCGCGGTCGCCACCTTCGGCAAGATCTCGGTCGAGCCGAACGGCGTCAACGCGATCCCCTCCCTCGTCCGCGGCTGGCTGGACTCGCGCGCCGCCGACCAGTCCACGCTGGACACGGTCGTCGCCGTGATCGAACAGGCCGCAAGGGAACGGGCCGAGCGGGACGGCGTCGACCTGACGGTCGTACGGGAGTCCTTCACCCCCGTGATCGAGTTCGAGCACGCCCTGCGCGACGAGATGAACAAGATCCTCGGCGGTGCGATCCCCGTGCTCGGCACCGGCGCGGGCCATGATGCGGGTATTTTGTCCGGATCGATCCCGACGGCCATGCTGTTCGTACGCAACCCCACCGGCGTCTCGCACTCCCCGGCGGAGTTCGCCGCCGAGGACGACTGCGTGGCCGGTGTGCTCGCACTCGCCGACGTACTGGAGGGCCTGGCGTGCAGGTGA
- a CDS encoding aspartate/glutamate racemase family protein, protein MKTIGLIGGMSWESSAEYYRLLNELVRERLGGLHSAKCVLHSVDFAEIEELQVAGDWDRAGEILAEAARGLRAAGADLLLICTNTMHKVAGQVEAAVSVPLLHLADATADAVRAQGIGRVGLLGTAFTMEQDFYRDRLASHGLDVLTPDAEGRALVHRVIYDELCLGVVREESRAAYQDVIAQLVAAGAEGVVLGCTEIELLIGQKDSPVPVFPTTRLHVEAAVDAALGGR, encoded by the coding sequence ATGAAGACCATCGGGCTGATCGGCGGCATGAGCTGGGAATCCAGCGCGGAGTACTACCGGCTGCTCAATGAGCTCGTACGCGAGCGTCTCGGCGGGCTGCACTCGGCCAAATGTGTCCTCCATTCCGTCGACTTCGCCGAGATCGAGGAGCTCCAGGTCGCGGGTGACTGGGACCGCGCCGGTGAAATCCTCGCGGAAGCCGCCCGCGGGCTCCGGGCCGCCGGCGCGGATCTGCTGCTGATCTGCACGAACACCATGCACAAGGTGGCGGGCCAGGTGGAGGCCGCCGTCTCCGTACCGCTGCTGCATCTCGCGGACGCCACCGCGGATGCCGTACGGGCGCAGGGGATCGGGCGCGTGGGGCTGCTCGGGACCGCGTTCACCATGGAGCAGGACTTCTACCGCGACCGGCTCGCCTCACACGGGCTCGATGTGCTCACGCCGGACGCCGAGGGGCGTGCGCTGGTGCACCGGGTGATTTACGACGAGCTGTGTCTCGGTGTCGTACGGGAGGAGTCCCGCGCCGCCTACCAGGACGTCATCGCACAGCTCGTCGCGGCCGGGGCGGAAGGCGTCGTGCTCGGGTGCACCGAGATCGAGTTGCTGATCGGGCAGAAGGACAGCCCCGTGCCGGTCTTCCCGACGACCCGCCTGCATGTCGAGGCGGCGGTGGACGCCGCCCTGGGCGGGCGCTGA
- a CDS encoding ATP-binding protein, whose product MSRQILAGGCVAAAVLLLAWALLLLRQLRAERALRVREQALAAARGAEVAHLASVRLPAITERVRAGQRLDGVPGPLVPEDDTGPEFARALAAVVVALGSDEAVRRERALRDSVQAAFESVARTMHAMATVQQQVLDHVERSIDDSRLMAEVMKADHAASQMTRKAQTLLVMCGIWPARRETRPVSLYDCVRGAQSRIVEFGRIEVHGGQTLYVVPPAVEGLMHAIAELLENATVFSPSRTQVVVTIREVGAGAVVEIDDAGLGMPPDVLQQATGQLRQELDLAKLGAVPRLGLACVGRWSRELGFNVELTGASAYGGTRAVTFVPYRLLTEPLSHFTASPQAPAATAPAEAAAESGAEPSPDVLTPGALPRRRSRRGAAVEAAAQSALQSAPSAPVPEPASPWTPEAARASIASVVSGSRRGRAALENDEDDTDVSHEHDGGRP is encoded by the coding sequence GTGAGCCGGCAGATACTGGCGGGCGGCTGCGTGGCCGCGGCGGTGCTGCTGCTCGCCTGGGCTCTCCTGCTGCTGCGGCAGCTGCGGGCCGAGCGGGCGCTACGGGTCCGCGAGCAGGCGCTCGCCGCCGCCCGGGGCGCCGAAGTGGCCCATCTCGCGTCCGTACGCTTGCCTGCCATCACCGAACGGGTGCGGGCGGGACAGCGACTCGACGGCGTTCCGGGGCCGCTGGTCCCCGAGGACGACACCGGCCCGGAATTCGCCCGGGCGCTGGCCGCGGTGGTCGTGGCCCTCGGCTCCGACGAGGCGGTACGCCGCGAACGGGCACTGCGGGACTCCGTGCAGGCGGCCTTCGAGTCGGTGGCCCGCACCATGCACGCGATGGCCACGGTGCAGCAGCAGGTCCTCGACCACGTCGAGCGGTCCATCGACGACTCCCGGCTCATGGCCGAGGTGATGAAGGCCGACCACGCGGCCTCGCAGATGACCCGCAAGGCCCAGACCCTGCTGGTGATGTGCGGTATCTGGCCCGCCCGCCGGGAGACCCGTCCGGTCTCCCTCTACGACTGTGTACGCGGCGCCCAGTCCCGGATCGTGGAGTTCGGGCGGATCGAGGTGCACGGCGGGCAGACGCTCTATGTGGTGCCGCCCGCGGTGGAGGGCCTGATGCACGCCATCGCCGAACTGCTGGAGAACGCCACGGTGTTCTCCCCCTCCCGCACACAGGTCGTCGTCACCATCCGGGAGGTGGGCGCGGGCGCGGTCGTCGAGATCGACGACGCGGGTCTGGGCATGCCCCCGGACGTACTCCAGCAGGCGACCGGACAGCTGCGTCAGGAACTGGACCTGGCCAAACTGGGCGCGGTGCCGCGGCTCGGACTCGCCTGCGTCGGGCGCTGGAGCCGGGAGCTCGGCTTCAATGTGGAGCTGACGGGCGCATCGGCGTACGGGGGCACGCGGGCGGTGACGTTCGTGCCGTACCGGCTGCTGACCGAGCCGCTGTCGCACTTCACGGCCTCGCCCCAGGCGCCCGCGGCGACAGCACCCGCGGAGGCGGCCGCCGAGTCCGGCGCCGAGCCCTCCCCCGACGTGCTCACGCCCGGTGCCCTGCCCCGGCGCCGCAGCCGTCGCGGCGCCGCCGTGGAGGCCGCGGCCCAGAGCGCCCTTCAGTCGGCGCCATCGGCCCCGGTTCCCGAACCCGCTTCGCCCTGGACGCCGGAGGCCGCGCGCGCGTCCATCGCCAGCGTGGTGTCCGGCTCCCGCCGCGGGCGCGCCGCCCTGGAGAACGACGAGGACGACACCGACGTATCCCACGAGCACGATGGAGGCCGGCCGTGA
- a CDS encoding cytochrome P450: MDPAGGCPHADNARLLARGAVASVVLPGDVPGMAVLGHDALKEFLAHPDVAKGAGHFTALCEGEIPDGWPLKTFATVQGMTTADDADHRRLRSLVSKAFTARRVEELRPRIETVTAQLLDGLDEAARAGDGVADLRRHFAMPLPMGVICELLGVDAEHQDRLHHLSNQVVSTSIGPEEAVAANRELVAVLGTVAATRMQSPGDDLTSALIAARDEDGDRLSQHELIGTLLLMIIAGHETTLNLITNAVRALCAHRDQLELVQSGKATWSDVVEETLRWDSPVSFFPFRYPTRDLTLDGTVIPKGTPVLAGYSAAGRDTSAHGPDADRFDITRSGGARHLSLGHGPHYCLGSPLARMEATIALERLFTRFPGLGLAVPEPELPRHASFVGNSVQELPVRPRV, encoded by the coding sequence ATGGACCCGGCCGGCGGCTGCCCGCACGCGGACAATGCCCGCCTCCTCGCCCGGGGCGCGGTCGCGTCCGTCGTGCTCCCCGGTGATGTACCGGGCATGGCGGTGCTCGGCCACGACGCGCTCAAGGAGTTCCTCGCCCACCCCGATGTCGCCAAGGGGGCGGGGCACTTCACCGCGCTGTGCGAGGGCGAGATACCCGACGGCTGGCCGCTGAAGACCTTCGCGACCGTGCAGGGCATGACGACCGCCGACGACGCGGACCACCGGCGGCTGCGTTCGCTGGTGAGCAAGGCGTTCACGGCGCGCCGGGTCGAGGAACTGCGCCCCCGGATCGAGACGGTGACGGCGCAACTTCTCGACGGCCTGGACGAGGCGGCACGGGCGGGTGACGGCGTCGCCGACCTGCGCAGGCACTTCGCGATGCCGCTGCCGATGGGCGTGATCTGCGAACTCCTGGGGGTCGACGCCGAGCACCAGGACCGGCTGCACCATCTGTCGAACCAGGTGGTGAGCACTTCCATCGGGCCCGAGGAGGCGGTGGCCGCGAACCGCGAGCTGGTGGCCGTGCTCGGGACGGTCGCCGCGACCCGTATGCAGAGCCCCGGCGACGATCTGACCAGCGCGCTGATCGCGGCCCGCGACGAGGACGGAGACCGGCTCAGCCAGCACGAGCTCATCGGCACCCTGCTGCTGATGATCATCGCCGGGCACGAGACGACGCTGAACCTCATCACCAACGCGGTGCGCGCCCTGTGCGCGCACCGGGACCAGTTGGAGCTCGTGCAGTCCGGCAAGGCAACCTGGTCGGACGTGGTCGAGGAGACACTGCGCTGGGACAGCCCGGTCAGCTTCTTCCCGTTCCGCTACCCGACACGGGACCTCACGCTGGACGGCACGGTGATCCCCAAGGGCACGCCGGTGCTTGCCGGTTACTCCGCCGCCGGCCGCGACACCTCGGCGCACGGCCCGGACGCGGACCGCTTCGACATCACCAGAAGCGGCGGCGCCCGGCATCTGTCGCTGGGCCACGGGCCGCACTACTGCCTGGGCTCACCGCTGGCGCGGATGGAGGCGACGATCGCGCTGGAGCGGCTGTTCACGCGCTTCCCCGGGCTGGGCCTGGCGGTCCCGGAGCCGGAACTGCCGCGGCACGCGAGCTTTGTGGGCAACAGCGTGCAGGAACTGCCGGTACGCCCGCGGGTTTGA
- a CDS encoding ATP/GTP-binding protein — MASKAASDALGRASGAETGQSGKYVMSSVAGAAKILVVGPLGVGKTTLIGTVSEIKPLSTEAVMTQAGARVDTGGERSKKTTTVALDFGRMTLDGDLVLYLFGTPGQQRFLPAWRDLAKGALGALALIDTRDLSASFDALGNLEDLDLPFAVAVNVFPGSPLHREEELRTALDLLPSTPLVSCDARDARSSVRALIALVSHLIHAATESS, encoded by the coding sequence ATGGCCTCGAAAGCCGCCTCTGACGCCCTCGGCCGGGCATCGGGCGCCGAGACGGGACAGTCGGGAAAGTACGTCATGTCCAGCGTCGCGGGCGCGGCGAAGATCCTGGTCGTCGGCCCGCTCGGAGTCGGCAAGACCACGCTCATCGGAACGGTCTCGGAGATCAAGCCGCTCTCCACCGAGGCGGTGATGACGCAGGCGGGCGCCCGCGTCGACACCGGCGGCGAGCGGTCCAAGAAGACGACCACCGTCGCCCTGGACTTCGGCCGGATGACGCTCGACGGCGATCTGGTGCTCTATCTCTTCGGCACCCCCGGCCAGCAGCGGTTCCTGCCCGCCTGGCGGGATCTGGCCAAGGGGGCGCTGGGGGCGCTGGCCCTGATCGACACCCGCGACCTGTCGGCGTCCTTCGACGCCCTGGGCAATCTGGAGGATCTCGATCTGCCCTTCGCGGTTGCCGTGAACGTCTTCCCGGGCAGCCCCCTGCACCGTGAGGAGGAGCTGCGCACCGCACTCGACCTTCTCCCCAGCACCCCGCTGGTCTCCTGCGACGCGCGCGACGCCCGCTCCTCGGTACGGGCGCTCATCGCCCTCGTCAGCCATCTCATCCACGCAGCCACGGAGTCCTCATGA
- a CDS encoding NmrA family NAD(P)-binding protein, with the protein MPPVIAVTGASGHLGSRVAHRLAEQGAAPRLLVRDPARVPPIVGTTVAPHAAYGDSEAMRQACDGSQTLFLVSARESADRVREHTTAVDAAVAAGVERIVYVSFTGAAADATFTFARDHWHTEEHIRATGLAYTFLRDSLYCAALPALAGADGVIRGPAGNGQVSAVAHDDVADAAAAVLLGHGHDGATYDITGPHALSLDEVAAELSRFSGRTVTYVPETREEAYASRAGYGAEPWEVAGWVSSYEAIATGEMSAVSNAVRRLTGHPARSFADFLQEHPGTYRHLLP; encoded by the coding sequence ATGCCTCCAGTCATCGCGGTCACCGGCGCCAGCGGCCACCTCGGCAGCCGGGTCGCCCACCGGCTCGCCGAGCAGGGAGCGGCGCCCCGGCTGCTCGTACGGGATCCGGCGCGGGTGCCGCCGATCGTCGGGACCACCGTCGCACCGCACGCCGCGTACGGGGACAGTGAGGCGATGCGGCAGGCCTGCGACGGCTCCCAGACGCTGTTCCTCGTCTCTGCGCGCGAGAGCGCCGACCGCGTGCGGGAGCACACCACCGCCGTCGACGCGGCCGTGGCAGCGGGTGTCGAGCGGATCGTGTACGTGTCCTTCACCGGGGCCGCCGCGGACGCGACGTTCACCTTCGCCCGCGACCACTGGCACACGGAGGAGCACATCCGCGCGACCGGACTCGCGTACACCTTCCTGCGCGACAGCCTCTACTGCGCCGCCCTGCCCGCGCTGGCCGGAGCCGACGGGGTGATCCGCGGACCGGCGGGCAACGGGCAGGTCTCGGCCGTCGCACACGACGACGTCGCGGACGCGGCCGCCGCCGTGCTGCTTGGCCACGGCCACGACGGGGCGACGTACGACATCACCGGGCCCCACGCACTCTCGCTCGACGAGGTCGCCGCCGAGCTGAGCAGATTCAGCGGACGCACGGTCACCTATGTGCCCGAGACGCGCGAGGAGGCCTACGCGTCACGGGCCGGGTACGGCGCCGAGCCGTGGGAAGTGGCGGGCTGGGTCTCCTCCTACGAGGCGATCGCGACGGGCGAGATGTCCGCGGTCTCCAACGCGGTACGGAGGCTGACCGGCCACCCGGCGCGCTCCTTCGCCGACTTCCTCCAGGAGCACCCGGGCACCTACAGGCACCTCTTGCCCTGA
- a CDS encoding roadblock/LC7 domain-containing protein codes for MTGTITRLPDLGWMLRPLTEIPGVRHAVVVTEDGLRLGHASAENLSGPVASLSVAEAESLSAACAAMTMTGRSTATLLFGGGAGVRQLMLESEHGFVLFTHAGVGAHLGVATDTEADVGLVAQQMQLLVAKIGAHLSSQPRDPVTPSS; via the coding sequence GTGACCGGGACCATAACCAGACTTCCCGACCTGGGCTGGATGCTGCGCCCGCTGACCGAGATCCCGGGCGTCCGCCATGCCGTCGTCGTCACCGAGGACGGGCTGCGCCTCGGGCACGCCTCGGCCGAGAACCTCTCGGGACCGGTCGCGTCGTTGAGCGTCGCCGAGGCCGAATCGCTCTCCGCGGCCTGTGCCGCGATGACCATGACCGGCCGCTCCACCGCCACGCTCCTGTTCGGCGGCGGCGCCGGGGTGCGCCAGCTGATGCTGGAGTCCGAGCACGGCTTCGTGCTGTTCACGCACGCCGGAGTCGGTGCCCATCTGGGCGTGGCCACCGACACTGAGGCCGATGTGGGCCTGGTCGCCCAGCAGATGCAGCTGCTGGTCGCCAAGATCGGCGCGCACCTGAGCAGTCAGCCACGTGATCCGGTGACTCCTTCGTCATGA